In bacterium, one genomic interval encodes:
- a CDS encoding indole-3-glycerol-phosphate synthase gives MSRTDRASVGFAFRDALAGDGLAVIAEIKRRSPSRGDLHPGADAASLARQYRDGGAACLSVLTDSERFGGSPQDLQDARKATGIPVLRKDFLTTVGDVHDSAGMGAEAILVILPDVGGPRMREMQDVALDLGLDVLTEVRTAEEVELAVECGAYMIGINQRDDPKDTRFTVDYTKAERMAGMFDRFDDGILWIALSGMGVPGGTALSAVAGAGYDAALIGEALVTATDPTATLQELLASAGQPAPASATGS, from the coding sequence ATGAGTCGCACAGACCGGGCGAGCGTCGGGTTCGCCTTCCGGGACGCCCTGGCGGGCGACGGGCTGGCGGTCATCGCCGAGATCAAGCGCCGGTCGCCCTCGCGGGGGGACCTGCATCCCGGCGCCGACGCCGCCTCGCTGGCGCGCCAGTACCGCGACGGCGGTGCGGCCTGCCTGTCGGTGCTCACCGACAGCGAGCGCTTCGGCGGGTCGCCCCAGGACCTGCAGGATGCCCGCAAGGCCACCGGCATCCCCGTGCTGCGCAAGGACTTCCTGACCACCGTCGGTGACGTGCACGACAGCGCCGGCATGGGCGCCGAGGCCATCCTGGTGATCCTTCCCGACGTGGGCGGGCCGCGGATGCGGGAGATGCAGGACGTGGCTCTCGACCTGGGGCTGGACGTGCTGACCGAGGTGCGCACCGCGGAGGAGGTCGAGCTCGCCGTGGAGTGCGGCGCCTACATGATCGGCATCAACCAGCGGGACGACCCGAAGGACACCCGCTTCACCGTCGACTACACCAAGGCCGAGCGGATGGCCGGCATGTTCGACCGGTTCGACGACGGGATCCTGTGGATCGCGCTGTCGGGCATGGGCGTGCCCGGCGGGACCGCGCTCAGCGCCGTCGCCGGCGCCGGCTACGACGCCGCCCTGATCGGCGAGGCCCTCGTCACAGCCACCGACCCCACCGCCACACTCCAGGAGCTACTGGCCTCAGCCGGCCAACCAGCCCCCGCCAGCGCCACAGGCTCCTGA